A stretch of the Nicotiana tabacum cultivar K326 chromosome 6, ASM71507v2, whole genome shotgun sequence genome encodes the following:
- the LOC107817967 gene encoding importin subunit beta-1, with protein MAMEVTQVLLNAQSVDSTVRKHAEETLKQFQEQNLPGFLLSLSGELASEEKPVDSRKLAGLILKNALDAKEQHRKFELVQRWLSLDMVVKAQIKTCLLQTLSSLASDARSTASQVIAKVASIELPQKQWPELIGSLLSNIHQVPAHVKQATLETLGYLCEEVSPDVVDQDQVNKILTAVVQGMNAEEGNNDVRLAATQALYNALGFAHANFNNDMERDFIMRVVCEATLSPEVKIRQAAFECLVSISSTYYEKLAPYIQDIFNITAKAVKEDVEPVALQAIEFWSSICDEEIDILEDYGGDFTADSDVPCYYFIKQALPALVPMLLETLLKQEEDQDQDEGAWNLAMAGGTCLGLVARTVGDDIVPLVMPFIQENIAKPDWRQREAATYAFGSILEGPSPDKLTPLVNVALNFMLTALTKDPNSHVKDTTAWTLGRIFEFLHGSTVETPIITPANCQLIITVLLQRMKDAPNVAEKACGALYFLAQGYEDVGASSPLTPYFQEIVQSLLTVTHREDAGESRLRTAAYETLNEVVRCSTDETAPMVLQLAPIIMTELHQTLEGTKLSSDEREKQSELQGLLCGCLQVIIQKLGSSEATKFVFMQYADQIMSLFLRVFACRSATVHEEAILAIGALAYATGPDFAKYMPEFYKYLEMGLQNFEEYQVCAVTVGVVGDVCRALEDKILPYCDGIMTQLLKDLSSNQLHRSVKPPIFSCLGDIALAIGENFEKYLMYAMPMLQSAAELSAHTSGADDEMIEYTNLLRNGILEAYSGIFQGFKNSPKTQLLIPCAPHILQFLDSIYMEKDMDDVVMKTAIGVLGDLADTLGSNAGSLIQQSLSSKDFLNECLSSDDHLIKESAEWAKLAISRAISV; from the exons ATGGCAATGGAAGTCACCCAGGTCCTTCTTAATGCACAGTCAGTTGATTCAACAGTGCGGAAACATGCTGAGGAAACACTAAAACAGTTTCAGGAGCAAAATCTTCCTGGGTTCTTGTTGTCTTTATCTGGAGAGCTTGCTAGTGAAGAGAAGCCAGTTGACAGTCGTAAGTTAGCTGGTTTAATACTTAAAAATGCTTTGGATGCGAAGGAACAACATAGGAAATTTGAGCTTGTGCAAAGATGGCTATCACTTGATATGGTTGTGAAGGCCCAGATAAAGACATGTTTATTACAGACGCTCTCTTCTCTTGCATCTGACGCTCGTTCAACCGCATCACAAGTCATTGCTAAGGTTGCAAGCATTGAGCTGCCTCAAAAGCAGTGGCCTGAGTTGATTGGGTCACTCCTGTCAAATATTCACCAGGTCCCTGCTCATGTCAAGCAAGCTACTTTAGAGACGCTGGGTTATTTATGTGAAGAAGTTTCTCCTGATGTTGTGGATCAGGACCAAGTAAATAAAATTCTGACAGCTGTAGTTCAGGGTATGAATGCTGAAGAAGGGAACAATGATGTGAGGCTTGCTGCTACCCAAGCATTATATAATGCTCTTGGTTTTGCTCACGCAAACTTCAACAATGATATGGAGCGTGACTTTATAATGAGAGTTGTTTGCGAGGCTACTCTGTCTCCAGAAGTCAAAATTCGGCAGGCTGCTTTTGAATGTTTAGTCTCGATTTCATCAACATACTATGAGAAATTGGCTCCATACATCCAAGATATCTTTAACATTACAGCAAAGGCTGTTAAAGAGGATGTAGAGCCTGTTGCTCTTCAAGCTATTGAATTCTGGAGCTCAATCTGTGATGAGGAGATTGATATTTTAGAAGATTATGGGGGTGATTTCACTGCAGATTCTGATGTTCCTTGCTATTATTTCATCAAGCAGGCTCTCCCTGCTCTTGTGCCTATGCTATTGGAGACACTTCTTAAGCAAGAAGAAGATCAGGATCAGGACGAAGGTGCTTGGAATCTTGCAATGGCTGGAGGCACTTGCCTTGGTCTGGTGGCCCGGACCGTGGGGGATGATATTGTTCCACTTGTTATGCCATTCATCCAAGAGAACATTGCGAAGCCTGATTGGAGGCAAAGAGAGGCTGCAACATATGCCTTTGGTTCCATTTTGGAAGGTCCTTCTCCTGACAAGTTAACACCTCTTGTTAACGTTGCTTTGAATTTCATGCTTACTGCATTGACAAAGGATCCTAATAGCCATGTGAAGGATACGACTGCATGGACCTTGGGAAGGATATTTGAGTTTCTTCATGGTTCTACAGTGGAGACGCCCATTATTACTCCAGCGAACTGTCAGCTGATCATCACAGTTCTACTTCAGAGGATGAAGGATGCTCCAAATGTTGCTGAGAAAGCCTGTGGTGCTCTCTATTTCCTTGCTCAAGGCTACGAGGATGTGGGTGCATCATCTCCCTTGACACCTTATTTCCAGGAAATTGTGCAGTCGCTTCTTACAGTTACCCACAGAGAAGATGCTGGTGAATCACGTCTTAGGACTGCTGCATATGAGACATTGAATGAAGTTGTTAGGTGCTCAACGGATGAAACAGCTCCAATGGTTTTGCAGCTTGCTCCTATCATTATGACAGAGCTGCATCAGACTCTTGAAGGTACAAAGCTTTCATCTGACGAGAGAGAGAAGCAGAGTGAGTTGCAAGGTCTTCTGTGTGGATGCTTACAGGTCATTATCCAGAAATTAGGGTCTTCAGAGGCAACCAAGTTTGTTTTCATGCAGTATGCAGATCAGATCATGAGCCTTTTTCTCAGGGTTTTTGCATGTAGAAGTGCTACTGTGCATGAGGAAGCCATTCTTGCCATTGGAGCCCTAGCCTATGCAACTGGTCCTGACTTTGCCAAGTACATGCCTGAATTTTACAAGTACCTGGAAATGggacttcagaattttgaggagtaCCAAGTGTGTGCTGTCACGGTTGGTGTTGTGGGTGATGTATGTAGAGCTTTGGAAGATAAGATCCTACCTTACTGTGATGGTATAATGACTCAGCTTCTCAAGGACCTGTCAAGTAACCAACTGCATCGATCTGTAAAGCCTCCAATATTTTCATGCCTTGGTGACATAGCTTTGGCAATAGGAGAGAATTTTGAGAAGTACTTGATGTATGCCATGCCAATGCTGCAGAGTGCTGCAGAGCTGTCCGCCCACACATCTGGTGCAGATGATGAGATGATAGAATACACAAATCTTCTGAGAAATGGAATTTTGGAGGCTTATTCAGGGATATTTCAGGGCTTCAAGAATTCCCCTAAAACGCAGCTTCTGATTCCATGTGCACCTCATATCCTGCAATTTCTGGATAGCATTTACATGGAGAAAGACAT GGATGATGTGGTGATGAAAACAGCTATTGGAGTTCTAGGAGATCTAGCAGATACTCTGGGCAGTAATGCTGGTTCATTGATTCAACAATCATTATCAAGCAAAGACTTTTTGAATGAATGCTTGTCGTCAGATGACCATTTGATTAAGGAATCTGCTGAGTGGGCGAAGTTGGCCATCAGTCGTGCCATTTCAGTTTGA